In a single window of the Pseudopipra pipra isolate bDixPip1 chromosome Z, bDixPip1.hap1, whole genome shotgun sequence genome:
- the ARL14EPL gene encoding ARL14 effector protein-like, protein MSDLMEENCKESYSSQETPAEENVSSAEACSTGHKKLQKLEKQLKCLAFQNPGPQLADFNPETRQQKKKACVSQMKKNIFYDSKFTKKYDKHGKLLCNDIDLCDCLEMDCLGCFYPCPKCNSNKCGPECRSNRKWVYHTIETEDGNVISVLPFFVPD, encoded by the exons ATGAGTGATCTTATGGaagaaaactgcaaagaaagCTATTCTTCCCAGGAAAcacctgcagaagaaaatgtcTCTTCTGCTGAGGCCTGCTCAACAGGACACAAAAAACTG cAAAAACTTGAGAAACAATTAAAATGCTTAGCCTTTCAAAATCCAGGACCTCAGCTAGCTGACTTCAATCCTGAAACTaggcagcagaaaaagaaagcatgcGTGTcacagatgaagaaaaatattttttatgactCCAA ATTTACAAAGAAGTATGACAAACATGGCAAGCTGCTTTGTAACGACATTGATTTGTGTGATTGCTTGGAAATGGACTGCCTGGGTTGCTTCTATCCTTGCCCCAAATGTAATTCAAACAAATGTGGACCAGAATGTCGCTCTAATAGAAAATGGGTTTATCATACAATTGAGACTGAAGATGGGAATGTGATAAGTGTGCTGCCATTTTTTGTCCCTGACTGA